The genomic region GTCTGGTTTCTGTTTCAAAAACTGAAACACCTTGGCTATGTTTCCAAGTTAAATGGTATGTAACAATAACTCTGTATAATTTGGggtgtgtgtgttcatgtatttAATTGTACTTAATAACAAGACTTCTCCAAATTTCAACATAAAATGTGTGCTATTTATATCCATACAactttcctatcttttccttaTCAATGGCTATTAAACAGATTATATCTATTAGGTGCCCATTAACAATTCAGTGAATTCTTAAAGATAATCCTGTGAGGGTGCCTTTTCTCAATCTGGTAACTTATTtacagtttttttcatttgtcaaaaTAGAGCGAACGATACTTACTTGTCAGGGTTGTAGGGTTTTTTGGCAGTACCagggactgaatccaggacctcgttcCTGcagagcaggcactcagctcccGAGCTACAGCAGCTCCACAGTGTCAGCCTTGTTTTTAAGACAAATAGATGATGTCTTTAAAGTGCCTAGTTCTGCCTGGTAGGTAGTCAGTTCACTCTTAATGTAAtagctgtttttaattttatgattttccTAACTGATGACTACTGTTATCAGTGCTAATTCTGGGAGAGGTATCATTTGTTCTTGTGTTCCTCTCGGATAGtaaggatttttttgtttgttttattttctcaaaaagacatccttttttaaaacccTGAAGATAAGAGTGAAATGAACAGACCACTAACATAAAGGGTGTCATCACTGTAAGGGAGTGGGATTTTTTCTGATCGTTGATGGATGTTGTTATCTACTTGAAGAATGGCCACAGAATAAATACTTAGCTTAGGTTTTCCCCAAATTTCAAAATCCAGCTCTTTGAACTACTTTGATCTGTTTAAATTGGAAAATGGGCTGTTTTCCAGTCAGCCACTGTCTCCAATGTTAGAAATATCTGGCATAGTgaatttttatgtatgctttttgGGATATCTTTGAGGTATACACGACATAAAGTAAACTATACAGATTTAAAGTGTGCAGTTTGATAAACATAACATACATCTACACCTGTGaaactatcaccacaatcaaggtAGTGCACATATCCATGACCCCCCAAAGTTTCCCTTTTATAAGTCCCCCCTTCCAttcacccctctcaccccagacaACCATTCATCTGCTACAGATTAGCTTAATTTTAGATTAACTagagttttataaaaatgaaattatataatataGACTATTAGATTTGATCTGGCTTCTTTCAGCAAATTATTTTGAGAATCGTccatgttgcatgtatcaatttATGTCTTAGGATTTTAAATTTCACTTCTATTTGAGTTCCTAGATGGGAAATATTAATTCTTTGAAAACTGTTACCTAGATTTTTAATTTGGTTCAGGAATCATTTGAATCTTAGTCTTAGTGAAAATCTTAAGATTGCTACTCTATATTTTCCTTGTGCAAGTCTCACTCACCTTATATTTAGATTAACTTCCTCATGTATTTTAATTGAAAACTTTTTAGGCATTTAACCGGCATATCATGTTACCTTGTTGGCAAGAGTTTCTTGGGAAATAGAGAGTGCATTTAAATATTGTCATGTGTTTACTTTGAAAAAGTTGCCATATGTCTCGTGCTAATACCATCATTACTAAttccagatttatttttcttttcagatccTTTCCAGGAGTTCAGTTATGGGTGTGAGACGCTTCCAGGGATTTGTGGGAAGTACCTGTCCGCATATATGCACAGTAGTAAATTTCAAAGAATTGGCAGAACAACACCGAAGCAAGTATCCTGGATGTACTCCGACCATAGTGGTTGATGCCATGTGTTGTCTCAGATACTGGTATACTCCAGAATCTTGGATCTGTGGTGGCCAATGGCAAGAATACTATTCTGCTTTGAGAGATTTTGTTAAAACTTTCACAGCAGTTGGCATCAAGTTGATATTCTTTTTTGATGGCTTGGTGGAGCAGGACAAGAGAGATGAATGGGTGAAACGAAGACTCAAGAACAGCAGGGAGATATCCAGGATTTTTCATTATATCAAGTcacacagggagcagccaggcaGAAATATGTTTTTCATTCCCTCGGGGCTGGCCATATTTACACGATTTGCTTTAAAGACACTGGGTCAGAAAACTTTGTGTACATTACAGGAAGTAGACTATGAGGTGGCTTCTTATGGGCTCCAAAATAACCGTCTTGGAATTCTTGGAGAAGATACTGATTATTTAATTTATGACACTTGTCCCTATTTTTCAATTAGTGAGCTCTGCTTGGAAAGTCTATATACTGTTATGTTCCATAGAGAGAAATTTTGCGAGAATGTGAATCTCAATATAACAGATCTTCCTCTTTTGGCTTGCCTACTTGGCAATGATATAATCCCAGAAGGCATGTTTGAAAGTTTTCGGTACAAATGCTATACCTCTATAAGAGACAGCCTTGACAAAAAAGGTAGCCTTATCCTAGCTGTAGCAGATCATATATCTAAAGTTCTTCACTTGCATCAAGGTGAGAAAAAATTAGAGGAGATGTTACCTTTGGGACCAAACAAAGCTCTTTTTTATAAAGGAGTGGCATCATATCTTTAGCCAGGACAGAAATCTCCATGGTTTTTCCAGAAACTCAGAGGTACAATAACTTTGGACAAGCAAGTAGCATCCATGAGTTCAGACCCTGAATCCAAGCAAGTTCCCATGTGTACAGACCCTAATTCGAAGCAAGAAGTTCCCATGCATACTGATCCTAAATCCAAGCATGAAATTCCCACACGCACTTTCCCTAAATCTAAGCTAGAACTTCCTGTGCGTCCTAACATTAAATCCAAGATAGCTCTCATGCGTACTGACCCTAAATCCAGACTAGGACTTCCAATGCGTCCTAACATTAAATCCAAGATAGTTCCCATACGTATGGACTCTAAATCCAAGCATGAAGTTCCCATGCATTTGGACCCCGCGTCCAAGCGCGAAGTTCCTGTGCGTACAGACCCTGAATCCAAGCAAGATGTGCCCATGCATACAGAACCTGAATCTAAGCAAGACGTTCTCACATATACAGACCCTGCATCCAAGCATGAAGTTCACGTGTGTACAGACCCTGAATACAAGCAAGTTGTTCCCATATGTACAGACACTGAATACAAGCATGAAGTTCCCATGCATACAGATCCTGAAACCAAGCAAGAAGATTCCAGGTGTGTAGACCCTGAATCTGAGCAAGAAGTTCCCATGTGCACAGAGCCTGAATCCAAGCAAGAAGTATCCATGTGTACAGATCCTGACTCCAAACAAGAAGTTCCCATGTGCACAGACCCTGAATCCAAGCAAGAAGTAACCATGAGATCAGACCCTGAAGTTAAACAAAAATTACCCATAGATTCAGATCCTGAATCTAAGCTAGAAGCACTCATGCATATACACCCTGAAATTAAACAAGGTGAATCCATGAATGTGGAGCCTGAAACTAACCAAAGAGTAACCAAGAGTTCAGACCCTGAAATCCAGCAACAAGTAGTTATTTATTTAGCCCCTGAAATCAAGCAAGAAGTAACCATGATTTCAGACCCTGAAATCTTAAATGTATTTAGATATGCTCACCCAAATTTAATGTCATGATTGAGAATGTGTCAAATGATGGGTTTGtcagtgaatatttattgaacatattCAGTGAATATTGAATATATTCAGTGAATATTTATCTCTGCAGTGGCTAAGGACCACAAGAATGGGAATCTATGAGACTAATTAGGGGGTATGGCATAATTGCATGtgaaaattcaaaatagaaaCTCTATTTGATATTGTTAACATGAATATTACAGGTAAGAGTTCTAGGAATTAGGAAAGAGATCACTGTGGGTTAAGATAATTAGGGAAGTTATCGAAAGAGGCAGAACTGGAGCCAGACCTTAATGGGACCAAAAGTTGCTTTGAAAAGGCAGAGTCTTAGGGTATGGGAGAGCACTAAGGGTGTAAAGTTGGgaatctttttatctctttgaggAACATAACAATAGTCAGGCTGGGGCATGGGGtttaaggggagaaaaatttgaaaaggtAAGCTTTGCAGCTTACCTTTAATTACAGATTGGGAATTCGAATTTATCTGCAAGTAATATAGACTCTCAACAGAGCTTCAGAAGTAACATTAGATATTGAACTTGCAAACTAGGTAGCAGTTTGCCAAAAGGACAGGGTGGGGAAAGGATGCCAAACAGAGCTAACAGCAAAAATCTGGAGATAAGAGAGTATGCCTGAGGCATAGAGATAGTACCTGCCTTGACTTGGTATCCGTGAGCAAACCCAGTGCATGCTTAGTTACACATGAGCCATAATTCCCTACCGGCGTGTAAGGCAATCATTCTGGACCCTTTGGATTCTGGCTGAATCACAGTGGTTTTATAAGGATAAAAATGATGTATAATGCTAGAAAAGTAAACAGAAGCCTTAGAACGGGAGGCCTTGAAAGTTATGGTGAAGAATTTGAGGAGCCATTCAAATGTTTCAAGGAGGATGGTGACTGGCCCTCTCTTTCCAAGAAAATAATATGACACTAGTGCAAAGGATAGGTTGGAGTCAGGGAGAAAAGGAGGCAGAGGTTTCAGTTAAGAGCGTTTAATAGTATAGGAGAAAAGCAATGAACACTTGATTAGTACGAGAGTATCAagtagaccaggggttcttaaccttttcttgttgcacggactcctttgccagtcaggtgaaaagcacagactccttactaagtccaccctatgctgtgtattatttaataaatatgccaTATcagcaccaacatgtccccacaagaatttttttttattcaagctCCTttaccccttgttaagaacccctgaagtAGACAAACTGATGAGCTACTGCAGAGGTAAATCTGGTAAGACTGATAGATGATTGGAGCAAGGAGGAGCGAGAGTCATAGAGATGAAGTTTGGAGGCTGGAagcccagaggaaaggaaacaaataCCAGCTTGCCATCATGAGTTCAAATGGCAATTATTCCATTTCTGAGTGCCTTAAGAAAAAACGCATAGGATACGGGGGtgggtattttttatttgaagGTTACTAGTTTGTTTTCAAGGAAACCTCAGTTGAACTGTATTTAAATTTTGAACAGATTGCTAAAGCACATCATGTCCAAGCTGAAAGCTATCTGGTGTACAATATTATGTGCAAT from Dasypus novemcinctus isolate mDasNov1 chromosome 21 unlocalized genomic scaffold, mDasNov1.1.hap2 SUPER_21_unloc_1, whole genome shotgun sequence harbors:
- the LOC101424112 gene encoding LOW QUALITY PROTEIN: constitutive coactivator of peroxisome proliferator-activated receptor gamma-like (The sequence of the model RefSeq protein was modified relative to this genomic sequence to represent the inferred CDS: substituted 1 base at 1 genomic stop codon), which produces MIRELILSRSSVMGVRRFQGFVGSTCPHICTVVNFKELAEQHRSKYPGCTPTIVVDAMCCLRYWYTPESWICGGQWQEYYSALRDFVKTFTAVGIKLIFFFDGLVEQDKRDEWVKRRLKNSREISRIFHYIKSHREQPGRNMFFIPSGLAIFTRFALKTLGQKTLCTLQEVDYEVASYGLQNNRLGILGEDTDYLIYDTCPYFSISELCLESLYTVMFHREKFCENVNLNITDLPLLACLLGNDIIPEGMFESFRYKCYTSIRDSLDKKGSLILAVADHISKVLHLHQGEKKLEEMLPLGPNKALFYKGVASYLXPGQKSPWFFQKLRGTITLDKQVASMSSDPESKQVPMCTDPNSKQEVPMHTDPKSKHEIPTRTFPKSKLELPIVPIRMDSKSKHEVPMHLDPASKREVPVRTDPESKQDVPMHTEPESKQDVLTYTDPASKHEVHVCTDPEYKQVVPICTDTEYKHEVPMHTDPETKQEDSRCVDPESEQEVPMCTEPESKQEVSMCTDPDSKQEVPMCTDPESKQEVTMRSDPEVKQKLPIDSDPESKLEALMHIHPEIKQGESMNVEPETNQRVTKSSDPEIQQQVVIYLAPEIKQEVTMISDPEILNIAKAHHVQAESYLVYNIMCNGEIECSNTLEDELDQALPSQAFIYRPVRQRVYSLILGECREASSTCAAVKEWFVYSGNPLKRPDLVKPLQMNIADNLTE